The following proteins come from a genomic window of Ictalurus furcatus strain D&B chromosome 26, Billie_1.0, whole genome shotgun sequence:
- the ppp3r1b gene encoding calcineurin subunit B type 1b yields the protein MGNEASYPLEMCSHFDADEIKRLGKRFKKLDLDNSGSLSVEEFMSLPELQQNPLVQRVIDIFDTDGNGEVDFKEFIEGVSQFSVKGDKEQKLRFAFRIYDMDKDGYISNGELFQVLKMMVGNNLKDTQLQQIVDKTIINADKDGDGRISFEEFCAVVGGLDIHKKMVVDV from the exons GGAAATGAAGCAAGTTACCCGTTGGAGATGTGCTCGCACT TCGACGCTGATGAGATTAAGAGACTAGGCAAGCGGTTTAAGAAACTCGACCTGGATAACTCGGGATCTCTGAGCGTGGAAGAGTTCATGTCGTTGCCCGAGCTCCAGCAGAACCCGCTGGTCCAACGAGTCATCGACATATTCGACACGGATGGCAACGGCGAGGTGGACTTTAAAG AGTTCATCGAGGGCGTGTCTCAGTTTAGCGTCAAAGGTGACAAGGAGCAGAAACTGCGCT TCGCGTTCCGGATCTACGACATGGACAAGGACGGCTACATATCCAACGGCGAGCTCTTCCAGGTGCTCAAGATGATGGTGGGCAACAATCTGAAGGACACGCAGCTGCAGCAGATCGTCGACAAGACCATCATCAACGCGGACAAGGACGGAGACGGCAGGATATCCTTCGAGGAGTTCTGTGCG GTGGTCGGCGGTTTAGACATTCACAAAAAGATGGTGGTGGATGTGTGA